In one Solanum dulcamara chromosome 1, daSolDulc1.2, whole genome shotgun sequence genomic region, the following are encoded:
- the LOC129875453 gene encoding probable glutathione peroxidase 8, whose translation MAGQPEKKPESVYDFTLKDAKGNDVDLSTYKGKVLLIVNVASKCGLTDSNYKDLNHLHEKYKDQGLEILAFPCNQFGAQEPGSNNEIVEFACTRFKSEFPIFDKIEVNGENTSPFYKFLKSAKWGLLGDNIQWNFAKFLVDKNGQVSDRYYPTTSPLSIERDIKVLLGIE comes from the exons ATGGCCGGTCAACCAGAGAAGAAGCCAGAATCTGTCTACGACTTTACTCTAAAG GATGCAAAGGGAAATGATGTTGATCTTAGTACCTACAAAGGGAAGGTCCTACTTATCGTGAATGTTGCGTCCAAATG CGGTTTGACTGATTCAAACTACAAAGATCTCAATCATTTACATGAGAAGTACAAAGATCAAG GCCTGGAAATATTGGCATTTCCTTGCAATCAATTTGGTGCGCAAGAACCAGGGAGCAACAATGAGATTGTAGAATTTGCTTGTACGCGTTTCAAGTCAGAGTTCCCTATCTTTGACAAG ATTGAAGTGAATGGCGAAAACACATCTCCTTTTTATAAGTTCTTGAAATCAGCCAAGTGGGGATTACTTGGGGACAATATCCAGTGGAATTTTGCTAAGTTCCTCGTTGATAAGAATGGCCAGGTTTCTGATCGCTATTATCCTACCACATCTCCTCTCTCAATTGAG AGGGACATAAAAGTGCTGCTGGGAATCGAATAG